A region of Candidatus Hydrogenedens sp. DNA encodes the following proteins:
- the rpmG gene encoding 50S ribosomal protein L33, producing MREQVILQCTECKRKNYTTTREKRKHPERLEIKKYCRYDRKHTVHREMK from the coding sequence ATGAGGGAACAAGTTATATTACAATGTACAGAGTGTAAGCGTAAAAACTACACAACAACACGGGAAAAAAGAAAACATCCCGAAAGATTGGAAATTAAAAAATATTGCCGTTACGACCGAAAGCACACAGTTCATCGTGAGATGAAGTAG